In the genome of Deltaproteobacteria bacterium, the window CCGCCGGCGCCGCGGTAGGAATAAAAATCCTCGGCGGCGCAGCGTGTGCATGGGCCGACTTGAAACAGTTGCTTGCCCGGCACGCCGGCTTCGCGCAGAATATCGCGATTGAGCCGGCTTAGGTTGATATGCGGTTTGCCATCCTTGACGGCGATGCTCGGAGTCGTCAGCGATCCCCATTTTTTCATCAGCGGCTGGGCGACATCGTCGTTGACTTCATAACAGCACACGCCGATGGATGGACCGAGGGCTACTTCCAACTCGCTCGCATCGACGTTATGTCGATCCTGGAATAGGCGCACGGCCTTCTCGGCGATCCCGGCGAGCGTGCCGCGCCAACCGGCGTGCACCGCGGCGACCAACTTTTGCTTGGGCGCGATGAATAAAATCGGTACGCAGTCGGCGGTCAGCACACCCAAGTAAACGCCATTCTCGGCGGTCACCATGCCGTCGGCTTCGCCGGCCTCTTTCATTTTCTTGTCGGTGATCTCAAGAATGTTGTCGCCATGAACTTGCTGCATGGTGACGACCTTGCCGTCGTGAATGCCCACCGCCAGCTTCATATCGCAGACATTTTGGCTGACGATTTTATTGTCGTCGCCGACGCGGTAAGAGACGTTGAGACCGGCGTAGCGGCCGACGCTTTTGCCGCCGCGCCGGCCCATGAAGCCGTGCAGCAGCCCCGGATAGTTCTGCCATTGGGGAACTTCTAGTCGATTCATTT includes:
- the pgeF gene encoding peptidoglycan editing factor PgeF; this encodes MEMNRLEVPQWQNYPGLLHGFMGRRGGKSVGRYAGLNVSYRVGDDNKIVSQNVCDMKLAVGIHDGKVVTMQQVHGDNILEITDKKMKEAGEADGMVTAENGVYLGVLTADCVPILFIAPKQKLVAAVHAGWRGTLAGIAEKAVRLFQDRHNVDASELEVALGPSIGVCCYEVNDDVAQPLMKKWGSLTTPSIAVKDGKPHINLSRLNRDILREAGVPGKQLFQVGPCTRCAAEDFYSYRGAGGETGRQIGVVGWLPA